One Gossypium arboreum isolate Shixiya-1 chromosome 13, ASM2569848v2, whole genome shotgun sequence genomic window, TACCGAGCCGCAAGTTCCTTAAAGAAGCCACCATAGTGTTAATAGTAGGCGGCTGAGCTATAGGTGAAACCGATGGCGAACACTCGGCCGGTGGAGAACCGGAAAACGACATTGCTTTCGTACAAGGTGGTGAACTATCAAAAGAATCAGCAAAGTTGATAACCCTAAGCTGGTCCGGAGTATGAGCAAAGAAACAGACCCGACGCCGACAACCCGACCCGTCTTTACACGGCAGGGTTCGGTAACGAGCAGGGTGTAGCCAGCACTCAAAAACTCCATGAGCGAACTCGCAAGAGTCTCCTTTCCGACAATTCCCTTTCTTGAAATCGGAGCAAGCCATACCGGAATAATGAAACTTCCTCGGGTCCCTCCGGCGAGCTTTCTCGCCGGGATGAGCATATGGACACTCGGTCCAATCATGCGACCGGCCACGCCCGCACCGCCGGACTTTGAACTCAAACATCCGAAAATGATCGCACGAGTAAGCATCGACTGGAGAATCCGGATTGTAAAGGCCCGAAATCTCGGAATCCGACTCGAAACCCGGCTCGTCGGACGGCAAGTAACATTGCAGCGCTGCTAACGCTTCCTGGAGGTAAAAGGGGTTGCCGTTATCACTGAAGTTGTTCTCCGCTGTTAGATCATCGCTTAGATAAGGCCAAGGCGGAATGAGGACCGTCGGATTGAGTTGACGAGTTTCTTCAAGCATCATCTTTTGAGGGCAATTTTATGTTTATTAGATATTGTATGGAAAAACTCCGGCAAGGTTAGCTAGCTTTATAAGCAGAAGCTAGCAGTGAAAATAAAGGGGGGAATTTAACCATGGTTAAGTTAAACTAACCACAGTTAGTT contains:
- the LOC108462996 gene encoding zinc finger CCCH domain-containing protein 20-like; this encodes MMLEETRQLNPTVLIPPWPYLSDDLTAENNFSDNGNPFYLQEALAALQCYLPSDEPGFESDSEISGLYNPDSPVDAYSCDHFRMFEFKVRRCGRGRSHDWTECPYAHPGEKARRRDPRKFHYSGMACSDFKKGNCRKGDSCEFAHGVFECWLHPARYRTLPCKDGSGCRRRVCFFAHTPDQLRVINFADSFDSSPPCTKAMSFSGSPPAECSPSVSPIAQPPTINTMVASLRNLRLGKVKSLPSSGFGSPKGSMIRPSLSSLPSTPTRNLTRPGIGYLDFECGEEFVMERVESGKHLRSKIFEKLSQANSLERVYSGLVSGGPDVDWVSDLVN